A genomic region of Brevibacillus sp. JNUCC-41 contains the following coding sequences:
- a CDS encoding LysM peptidoglycan-binding domain-containing protein, with protein MKKSVVAFSTLAILSSTFVSPALAGTYTVKSGDNLSKIAQKHNTTVKDLKQLNNLKSDFLRINQKLITPNSTTTSNASSVSVKKTNKTTYTIVSGDTLTRIANKHNLTLAELMKMNNLKSDRIYAGAKLIVSKSTTTTTIDLPGSSKPSNVTQTPANSSIYIVVKGDTLSKISKETNLSVAQLKSINSLKSDLIRVGQKLKLSKSASTADNNDVGKVEAPSSGNKVAKLVSEAKKLIGTPYSWAGASPSGFDCSGFIYYTFKKAGYDIPRLSSSTYYDMGKKVTSPKAGDLIFFATGSNKSVVNHMGIYLGGGEFIHASSSKGVTISATSNSYFKSKFIGYRSL; from the coding sequence GTGAAAAAAAGTGTTGTCGCATTTTCGACATTAGCCATTTTATCTTCGACTTTTGTTTCTCCTGCCCTTGCCGGTACATATACAGTTAAAAGCGGTGATAACTTAAGTAAAATCGCCCAGAAGCATAATACGACGGTAAAAGACTTAAAACAGCTTAATAACTTAAAATCAGACTTTTTGAGAATCAATCAGAAATTAATTACACCCAACTCCACAACAACATCAAATGCTTCTTCTGTTTCCGTGAAAAAAACAAATAAAACCACATATACCATTGTTTCAGGTGATACCTTAACAAGGATAGCAAACAAGCATAACCTTACACTTGCTGAATTGATGAAAATGAATAACTTAAAATCCGATAGAATTTATGCAGGCGCCAAACTTATCGTATCTAAATCAACCACCACCACCACCATTGATTTACCAGGCAGCTCCAAACCATCCAATGTGACACAGACCCCAGCCAATTCGTCTATATACATAGTGGTAAAAGGTGATACCCTTTCTAAGATTTCCAAGGAAACTAACTTGTCTGTAGCCCAGCTTAAATCAATCAACTCGTTAAAGTCCGATTTAATCAGAGTGGGTCAAAAACTAAAATTAAGTAAATCGGCAAGCACTGCAGATAATAACGATGTTGGAAAAGTGGAAGCCCCAAGTTCGGGGAACAAAGTGGCCAAGCTCGTTTCCGAAGCAAAGAAGTTAATTGGTACACCTTATTCGTGGGCGGGTGCCTCCCCATCAGGTTTCGATTGCAGCGGATTTATTTACTATACGTTCAAGAAAGCTGGGTATGATATTCCGAGGCTTTCATCTTCCACATATTATGATATGGGTAAAAAAGTTACTTCACCGAAAGCCGGCGATCTTATCTTCTTTGCAACTGGTTCCAATAAATCAGTGGTAAACCATATGGGAATCTACTTGGGCGGCGGGGAATTCATTCATGCCTCATCAAGTAAGGGAGTAACAATCAGTGCCACTTCAAACTCTTATTTCAAAAGTAAATTCATCGGTTATAGAAGTTTATAA
- a CDS encoding CDP-glycerol glycerophosphotransferase family protein: MIKKLLGKGKAKKAPKIKLKQVLTIVQEENKLLIKGQFSIEYYCAKELWLYSRDNEDQKIKIAESVSTSKFEFKVDMKDLMRKLEDVEPTVYDCYIKVSVPVERLSKKTILSIEHKAEYVEVNEQVHIEYPIRLGRFQETHANNLSIYKYEDKQSIFSITNKGNLSLYFNAVPKISIKSQIEKIKNKSKTMQINGQIFTKHSRIIKGEGLVKGRQSSKEYQANISFIHNEEMNIKKYGLNRYIYDLRLDLEQLVSAELEDDVYDIYMRLHLHDQEEPKMVRVGRPTTRTKLFTKETDVSSNDGVAIVNPYYTFKASNLSLEVFNFTTESYRYLKRMMGWRRFLTLFKKKKDVWLVGERTYKAQDTGYHFFKYMRENHPEKEVYYVIEENSVEAKNVEPFGNVLYFKSKDHIKKTMESTRIISSHHPDYLYPLRTSEFKNRVKGVKVFLQHGVMGTKNMVANYGKNAVSGFSTDVFLVSSDFEKDMIVTDFGYNEKEVFATGLSRFDSLFKDDVSTKRQLLIIPTWRDWITSDEIFLESEYFERYQKLVNHPVLHDLSKKDGFEIIFCLHPNMQKFTSYFKDAPVRVISQGEVDVQRLIKESAIMITDYSSVAFDFSFLHKPVIYYQFDRDHFIGKRPSHLDLDNDLPGEIVNELDELLGVLAEYANTDFVMKKKYMDKANRFIKYRDVHSNSRIFEVIQNAEKDQNSLTKLYNHPISKLILNRFRKSDKYFPVMKKVYKIMSRVIPVDRNLILFESGIGKQFADSPKYIYEELVKRDNKYKKVWVYNGNLPIKGKNTKLIKRLSPEYYYYLAKAGYWINNQNFPTYLSKRKETTYIQTWHGTPLKKMLFDIDNIQGRDDGYLNRVHGATRTWDYLISPSPYASTAFRSAFKYEGEILETGYPRNDLFYREDSSIIAKSVMEKLKIPKGKKVILYAPTFRDNQTSKNNKFIFELKFDLERMKEELGDEYILLLRMHVVISNNLSIPSEFEDFVINVSNYSDIQELYLISDILITDYSSVMFDFANTARPILYYTYDLEDYRDNIRGFYMDFEKEAPGPFLKTTEDIIETITNIDKINMQYNERYGLFREKYCGIEDGKATQRIVDKFFND, translated from the coding sequence ATGATTAAAAAGCTTCTTGGAAAAGGGAAAGCAAAAAAAGCTCCTAAAATTAAGCTGAAACAAGTTCTGACCATTGTGCAAGAGGAAAATAAACTGTTGATAAAAGGGCAATTTTCAATAGAATATTATTGCGCAAAAGAACTATGGCTATATTCTAGGGATAATGAAGATCAAAAAATAAAAATAGCTGAATCAGTGAGCACATCTAAATTTGAGTTTAAAGTAGATATGAAAGATTTAATGCGGAAATTAGAAGATGTAGAACCGACTGTTTATGACTGTTACATAAAGGTTTCCGTTCCGGTTGAAAGGCTGAGCAAAAAAACGATACTTAGTATCGAACATAAAGCCGAATATGTAGAAGTGAACGAACAGGTTCATATCGAATATCCAATTCGTCTCGGGCGTTTCCAGGAAACGCACGCGAACAATTTGAGTATCTACAAATATGAAGATAAACAAAGTATATTTTCTATAACGAATAAAGGGAATTTATCTCTTTACTTCAATGCGGTCCCTAAAATTTCGATTAAGTCTCAAATTGAAAAAATTAAAAATAAGTCGAAAACCATGCAAATTAATGGTCAAATTTTCACCAAGCATTCAAGAATCATAAAAGGTGAGGGCCTTGTAAAAGGAAGGCAAAGTTCTAAAGAATATCAGGCAAATATATCTTTTATTCATAATGAGGAAATGAATATTAAGAAATATGGACTTAATCGTTATATATATGATTTGAGATTGGATCTAGAACAATTAGTCAGTGCGGAATTGGAAGATGATGTATATGACATTTACATGAGACTACATTTACATGATCAGGAAGAGCCGAAAATGGTACGCGTCGGAAGACCAACCACCAGAACTAAATTATTTACTAAAGAGACCGATGTCAGCTCGAATGATGGAGTGGCTATCGTCAATCCTTACTATACCTTTAAAGCATCCAATTTATCTTTGGAAGTGTTTAACTTCACTACAGAAAGTTATCGGTATCTAAAAAGGATGATGGGATGGAGGAGATTCCTGACTTTATTTAAAAAGAAAAAGGATGTCTGGCTAGTTGGGGAAAGAACGTATAAAGCCCAGGATACCGGATATCACTTTTTTAAATATATGAGGGAAAATCATCCAGAAAAAGAAGTGTATTATGTAATAGAGGAAAATTCCGTGGAAGCCAAGAACGTCGAGCCCTTTGGAAATGTACTTTATTTCAAGTCAAAGGATCATATTAAAAAGACGATGGAATCGACACGTATCATTTCATCACATCACCCGGATTATTTATATCCTTTGAGGACATCCGAATTTAAAAATCGTGTCAAGGGAGTTAAGGTTTTTCTTCAACATGGTGTTATGGGCACTAAAAATATGGTGGCAAACTACGGGAAAAATGCAGTCTCCGGTTTTAGTACGGATGTTTTTCTGGTAAGTTCAGACTTTGAAAAGGATATGATTGTAACTGATTTTGGTTACAACGAAAAAGAAGTATTCGCGACGGGACTTTCAAGGTTCGACTCGCTGTTTAAGGATGATGTTTCAACAAAGAGGCAATTATTGATCATTCCAACATGGAGAGATTGGATTACTTCTGATGAAATATTTTTGGAAAGCGAGTATTTTGAAAGGTATCAGAAATTAGTGAATCACCCGGTATTACATGATTTATCTAAAAAAGATGGGTTTGAAATCATTTTTTGCCTTCACCCTAATATGCAGAAATTCACATCCTATTTTAAGGATGCCCCAGTTAGGGTAATTAGTCAGGGCGAAGTGGATGTCCAAAGATTAATCAAGGAAAGTGCGATTATGATCACGGACTATTCAAGTGTTGCTTTTGACTTTAGTTTTCTGCATAAACCGGTTATCTACTATCAATTTGATAGAGATCATTTCATAGGGAAAAGACCGTCACATTTGGATTTGGATAACGATCTTCCTGGTGAAATCGTGAATGAATTGGATGAATTATTGGGTGTATTAGCTGAATATGCCAATACTGATTTTGTCATGAAGAAGAAGTATATGGACAAGGCCAACCGTTTTATTAAATATCGCGATGTCCATTCTAATTCAAGGATATTCGAAGTGATTCAAAATGCAGAAAAAGATCAAAATTCACTAACTAAATTATATAACCACCCGATATCCAAACTAATTTTGAATCGGTTTAGGAAAAGTGATAAATATTTCCCTGTCATGAAAAAAGTTTATAAAATCATGTCCAGGGTTATCCCGGTTGACCGGAACCTTATTCTTTTTGAAAGTGGGATAGGGAAGCAATTCGCAGATAGCCCCAAATATATCTATGAAGAACTGGTCAAAAGGGATAATAAATATAAAAAAGTTTGGGTGTATAATGGTAATTTACCGATAAAAGGAAAGAATACGAAGCTGATAAAACGCTTAAGTCCGGAATACTATTATTATTTAGCCAAAGCAGGTTATTGGATAAATAATCAAAACTTCCCTACCTATTTAAGCAAAAGGAAGGAAACGACTTATATTCAGACTTGGCATGGTACCCCTTTGAAAAAAATGCTATTTGATATAGACAATATTCAAGGAAGAGACGATGGGTACTTAAATCGAGTGCATGGTGCAACGAGAACTTGGGATTATTTAATATCCCCAAGTCCATACGCATCCACGGCCTTCAGAAGTGCTTTCAAATATGAAGGCGAAATATTGGAAACGGGGTATCCAAGAAATGATTTGTTTTACAGGGAAGATTCTTCAATAATCGCCAAGTCGGTGATGGAAAAACTGAAGATACCAAAAGGAAAAAAAGTTATCTTATATGCTCCTACATTCCGGGATAATCAAACATCGAAAAACAATAAATTTATTTTCGAGCTGAAATTTGATTTGGAAAGAATGAAGGAAGAACTAGGGGATGAATATATCCTGTTATTAAGGATGCATGTTGTTATCAGTAATAATCTCAGCATCCCGAGCGAATTTGAGGATTTTGTGATAAACGTATCCAATTATTCAGATATTCAGGAACTTTACCTAATTTCCGATATATTGATTACGGATTATTCTTCAGTAATGTTCGATTTCGCTAATACCGCTCGGCCGATTTTGTATTACACGTATGATCTGGAAGATTATAGAGATAACATCCGTGGATTCTATATGGATTTTGAAAAGGAAGCACCTGGTCCATTTTTAAAAACAACCGAGGATATTATTGAAACTATTACCAATATTGATAAAATAAACATGCAATATAATGAGAGATATGGTTTATTTAGAGAGAAGTATTGTGGAATAGAAGACGGTAAAGCTACACAGAGAATCGTGGATAAATTTTTTAATGATTGA
- a CDS encoding SLAP domain-containing protein, translated as MSLFGKRDNAASDVHELLNQDDTIHTALVFNKGWEISKQEEYVYKFHHKRLPTLKPNQISISGIKLTRVEDDVIIVAFLRNSIEKAVRFDIVDLLLVDGDGKFLAKKTFDLTELGEIPALSSMPWRFLFEEEDMLAESIPDEGWKIAFEWNGK; from the coding sequence ATGAGTTTATTTGGAAAAAGGGATAATGCAGCTTCAGATGTACATGAGTTGTTAAATCAGGATGACACCATTCATACTGCCCTAGTGTTTAACAAAGGGTGGGAAATTTCCAAGCAAGAGGAATATGTATATAAATTCCACCATAAAAGGCTGCCTACATTAAAACCGAACCAAATTTCAATATCAGGCATCAAACTGACCAGGGTGGAAGATGATGTAATCATAGTGGCTTTTCTGCGAAATTCAATAGAGAAAGCTGTCAGGTTTGATATCGTGGATTTACTGTTAGTTGATGGAGATGGAAAATTCCTCGCAAAAAAGACATTCGATCTTACAGAGCTTGGTGAGATTCCAGCACTCTCAAGCATGCCATGGCGTTTCTTATTCGAGGAAGAAGATATGTTGGCGGAATCGATTCCTGATGAAGGTTGGAAGATTGCTTTTGAATGGAATGGAAAGTAG
- the tagD gene encoding glycerol-3-phosphate cytidylyltransferase — MKKVITYGTFDLLHWGHINLLKRAKDLGDYLIVAISTDEFNALKDKKAYHSFENRKMILESIRYVDEVIPEDNWEQKREDIVREGVDIFVMGDDWKGQFDELSEVCEVVYLPRTIGISTSQIKDDLLQVTNG; from the coding sequence ATGAAGAAAGTAATCACTTACGGAACCTTTGATTTGCTTCATTGGGGCCATATCAATCTATTAAAACGCGCTAAAGATTTAGGAGATTATCTGATTGTTGCCATTTCGACGGATGAATTCAATGCTTTAAAAGATAAAAAAGCTTATCATAGCTTTGAAAACAGAAAAATGATCCTTGAATCAATCCGTTATGTGGATGAAGTTATACCGGAAGACAATTGGGAACAAAAGAGGGAAGACATCGTTCGTGAAGGTGTAGATATTTTTGTAATGGGTGATGACTGGAAAGGCCAATTCGATGAATTATCAGAAGTTTGTGAAGTGGTCTACCTTCCAAGGACAATCGGCATTTCGACTTCCCAAATTAAAGATGACCTTTTACAAGTTACTAATGGCTAA
- a CDS encoding LCP family protein — protein sequence MRSEHKKKKKKRKTFKIIGFTLLILFIGAGIYGASVYQSLAGAISTMQGTAHKTDKRVEDIKFKNKDPFSLLILGVDERKNDSGRSDTMIVMTVNPKKESIELLSLPRDTRTEIIGKGTTDKMNHAYAYGGIAMSINTVEAYLDIPIDYYVKMNMEGFQDIVNSVGGVTVDNDMDLAYKGYTFNKGTIDLNGKEALIYSRIRKEDPRGDYGRQMRQRQVIQAVMKKGASLSTLTNYDDIFEALGKNVETNLSFNEMLSIQNNYKSSLKNIEQYTLEGDNQRVNGIWYNIVPEETKLEAQNRVKAHLGL from the coding sequence ATGAGATCCGAACATAAAAAAAAGAAAAAGAAACGCAAAACGTTTAAAATAATCGGCTTCACCCTTCTTATCCTTTTCATTGGCGCAGGTATTTATGGCGCTTCCGTTTATCAATCATTGGCCGGTGCAATCAGCACCATGCAGGGTACAGCCCATAAAACGGATAAGCGAGTAGAGGACATCAAGTTCAAAAACAAAGATCCATTTTCATTACTAATTCTTGGTGTGGATGAAAGAAAGAATGACTCAGGTCGATCAGATACGATGATTGTCATGACGGTTAATCCTAAAAAGGAATCGATTGAGTTATTGAGTTTACCGAGAGATACCCGTACGGAGATCATCGGTAAAGGTACAACCGATAAAATGAACCATGCCTATGCATATGGCGGAATTGCCATGTCTATAAATACAGTGGAAGCCTATTTGGATATTCCGATTGATTATTACGTCAAAATGAATATGGAAGGCTTTCAGGATATTGTGAATTCTGTTGGTGGTGTCACAGTCGATAATGATATGGACCTTGCCTATAAAGGATATACCTTCAACAAAGGCACAATCGACTTAAATGGTAAAGAGGCCTTGATTTATTCCCGGATCCGTAAAGAAGATCCCCGCGGGGATTATGGACGGCAAATGCGGCAACGCCAAGTTATCCAAGCTGTCATGAAAAAAGGGGCAAGCCTTTCAACTCTTACCAATTATGACGATATATTCGAAGCCCTAGGTAAAAACGTGGAAACTAATTTAAGTTTCAATGAAATGTTAAGTATCCAAAATAACTACAAATCATCCCTTAAAAATATTGAACAATATACACTTGAAGGTGACAATCAACGGGTAAACGGCATTTGGTACAATATCGTTCCAGAAGAAACAAAACTAGAAGCCCAAAATCGTGTGAAAGCACATCTGGGATTATAA
- a CDS encoding glycosyltransferase family 2 protein — protein sequence MNFLVRQKARELLKSNIPIKNNPVSLRNKFLGKGKKVTVVTAAYNAEKFIRKTIESVINQTMGIDQIEYIIIDDCSTDGTNKIIQEYTAKYKNICSVTLQENNGSPGTPRNIGIELGTSQYITFLDADDWLAHDGLESLYNILEETGDDYVVGKTVKVESESESVIGEFASIKERRSITPMDVPHFFYHMGPTARMMNLHMVKENEIGFPNMKFGEDKWFFTDVFFKVRAVSTTKKPIYYVNRTSENSSSLTRVTNMLEKRKADVDIIKYIQSKDMAIELKKVALNRIYEYDIVKSFDSQTFVKSKNKEDFIELLGEAVETAKNLSYDFKNEFKVPIYKLALELFMEDRIDDFIKLFEWLKRDSNKKYHIKDGLPYYELPFLKDEYRFVRIPMLARALDSYIVDNVYHQSFEIYGDDIDNIDSVLIRDRTRIDNEINCGVQIEGNRGHFTVSLDEIDKMEKSLFTVFIRYNDYQLVNIKRILKNKMTYNKKNVEFYTTVANNLGLAIKSLE from the coding sequence ATGAATTTCTTGGTGCGGCAAAAAGCGAGGGAACTTTTAAAGAGCAATATTCCAATAAAAAATAATCCTGTAAGCTTAAGGAATAAATTTTTAGGAAAAGGAAAAAAAGTCACTGTAGTCACTGCAGCATACAATGCTGAAAAATTCATCAGGAAAACGATCGAATCAGTGATCAATCAAACCATGGGCATAGATCAGATTGAATATATCATCATTGATGATTGTTCGACTGATGGTACCAATAAAATCATTCAAGAGTATACGGCTAAATATAAAAATATCTGTTCCGTTACCCTTCAAGAAAACAATGGGTCACCTGGGACCCCGAGGAACATAGGAATAGAATTGGGAACATCCCAATATATCACATTTTTAGACGCGGATGACTGGCTTGCCCATGATGGACTGGAAAGCCTCTATAACATCCTGGAGGAAACCGGTGATGATTATGTAGTGGGCAAAACGGTAAAAGTCGAATCTGAGTCAGAGAGTGTGATCGGGGAGTTTGCCTCCATTAAAGAAAGAAGAAGCATCACCCCGATGGATGTACCGCACTTTTTTTATCATATGGGTCCAACGGCCAGGATGATGAATCTGCATATGGTTAAAGAAAATGAAATTGGTTTTCCGAATATGAAATTCGGTGAAGATAAATGGTTTTTTACTGATGTTTTCTTTAAAGTTAGAGCTGTATCAACTACTAAAAAACCTATTTATTATGTCAATAGGACTTCGGAGAACTCATCTTCTTTAACACGTGTAACGAATATGTTAGAAAAAAGAAAAGCCGATGTTGACATAATAAAGTATATTCAATCCAAGGATATGGCCATTGAATTGAAAAAGGTGGCTCTTAACCGGATTTATGAGTACGACATTGTAAAATCGTTCGACAGTCAAACCTTTGTGAAATCCAAGAATAAAGAGGATTTTATTGAACTATTAGGGGAAGCTGTCGAAACTGCGAAAAACTTATCATATGACTTCAAGAATGAATTCAAAGTACCTATTTATAAATTGGCACTTGAATTATTCATGGAGGATCGTATTGACGATTTCATAAAGTTGTTTGAATGGTTAAAGCGAGATTCCAATAAAAAATACCATATAAAAGATGGTTTACCTTATTATGAACTTCCATTTCTGAAAGACGAATATCGCTTTGTCAGGATACCGATGCTTGCCCGTGCACTGGATTCTTATATTGTGGATAATGTCTACCACCAAAGTTTTGAGATTTATGGTGATGATATAGACAACATAGATTCTGTATTGATACGTGATAGGACAAGAATTGACAATGAAATCAATTGCGGAGTTCAAATAGAAGGTAATAGAGGCCATTTCACTGTTTCATTAGATGAAATTGATAAAATGGAAAAGTCGTTATTTACGGTGTTCATTCGCTACAATGATTATCAATTGGTGAATATTAAAAGGATCCTGAAAAATAAGATGACGTATAATAAGAAAAATGTGGAGTTTTATACAACAGTGGCAAATAATTTGGGACTGGCAATAAAGTCTTTGGAGTAG
- a CDS encoding LTA synthase family protein, with amino-acid sequence MNNNLNQRLKERLFEILSFSIVAILFTYTNNRMGNDLSIGIITIIIGVAGFIVYLKEWITNRIVKGIIFSVFLLLIMVFFLGDIWFYRYYSTPLTSYMWMQKSNLNGLGESIFSMMEMKDAIFLLVGIPIAESFVKKKYPLKHMALVPAVIFLMIAGLKPVKNIFFDKVDITRRYEANTFLRNWGPIGHHALDTYAYFIDSGRHGMSSEDKKAVSDYFNHKKRKENVHSGSLEGKNLIIIQVESLQSFPLFQSSAGQEVTPFMNELAKGGLYFPNVYPQTVFGNSSDGELIVNTGLFPLKQGATFFRFPYNDFPGLARELKKSDYQSFAFHGDEEDFWNRQHAYPSLGFDDYLSIEDMQQDEMISMGLGDRSFFNQSYDFLKDKRNPYYAFFVTLTSHVPFSLPEEQITLKPEAGKENSYLTKYFEAIHYTDTAIGDLIKKLKDDGKMKDSVIVIYGDHDGLFLKDKHEVEAYYGSKISDEEWIEKYMPIPVIIYQEGMEGRTIDKVAGQIDILPTLYDLFNIKSSSYFGESMLNGDEGDALILKGDYGSQMKINGEGKADGFSSEDQKEIELSDQVIRSDYFKTIGKKVKKEDD; translated from the coding sequence ATGAATAATAACCTGAATCAACGATTAAAGGAGAGGCTATTTGAGATATTGTCATTTTCAATCGTGGCCATACTTTTCACTTATACGAATAATAGGATGGGTAACGATCTTTCTATTGGAATCATTACGATAATCATCGGTGTTGCCGGTTTTATTGTTTATTTGAAGGAATGGATAACGAACCGAATCGTAAAAGGCATCATTTTTTCAGTTTTCCTTCTTTTGATCATGGTCTTTTTCCTTGGGGACATCTGGTTTTATCGTTATTATTCGACACCTTTAACTTCCTATATGTGGATGCAAAAAAGCAATCTGAATGGGCTAGGTGAAAGTATATTCAGTATGATGGAAATGAAGGATGCAATCTTTCTTCTGGTAGGCATCCCAATTGCTGAATCATTTGTAAAGAAAAAATACCCCCTCAAGCATATGGCACTAGTGCCGGCCGTAATATTCCTGATGATAGCAGGATTAAAGCCGGTCAAGAATATCTTTTTCGACAAAGTGGATATAACCCGGCGTTATGAGGCGAATACCTTCTTGCGAAACTGGGGTCCTATCGGTCATCACGCATTAGATACATATGCCTATTTTATTGACTCGGGAAGGCATGGAATGTCCTCGGAAGATAAGAAGGCCGTCTCTGATTACTTCAATCATAAGAAAAGAAAGGAGAATGTCCATTCCGGATCCTTGGAGGGGAAGAATCTGATTATCATCCAGGTGGAATCTTTGCAGTCGTTTCCGCTATTTCAAAGCAGTGCCGGGCAGGAGGTCACGCCATTCATGAATGAACTGGCGAAAGGGGGATTGTACTTCCCGAATGTATATCCACAGACGGTATTTGGAAATTCATCTGACGGAGAACTTATTGTGAATACCGGTCTTTTTCCTTTAAAGCAAGGTGCGACCTTTTTTCGATTCCCTTATAATGATTTTCCAGGTCTTGCTAGGGAATTAAAGAAGTCGGATTATCAAAGTTTTGCTTTTCACGGAGATGAAGAAGACTTTTGGAATAGGCAGCATGCATATCCCTCGTTAGGGTTTGATGACTATCTTTCCATAGAGGATATGCAGCAGGATGAGATGATTTCGATGGGCTTGGGAGACCGCAGTTTCTTCAATCAAAGCTATGATTTCTTAAAAGATAAACGAAATCCCTATTACGCCTTTTTCGTTACTTTGACCAGCCATGTACCTTTTTCACTGCCGGAAGAACAGATAACATTGAAGCCTGAAGCAGGAAAAGAGAACAGTTACCTGACCAAATATTTTGAAGCGATTCATTATACAGATACAGCCATCGGGGATCTCATAAAGAAGTTGAAGGATGACGGGAAAATGAAAGACAGCGTGATTGTCATATACGGAGATCATGATGGCCTATTTTTAAAAGATAAACACGAGGTGGAAGCGTATTACGGCAGTAAAATTAGCGATGAAGAGTGGATTGAAAAGTATATGCCCATTCCCGTGATCATTTATCAGGAGGGTATGGAAGGAAGAACGATTGATAAGGTAGCGGGCCAAATCGATATTCTGCCAACTCTATATGATCTGTTCAATATTAAGAGTTCTTCGTACTTTGGAGAGAGCATGCTGAATGGCGATGAAGGCGATGCTTTGATATTGAAAGGGGATTATGGTTCTCAAATGAAAATAAATGGGGAAGGCAAGGCCGATGGTTTTTCATCTGAAGACCAAAAGGAGATCGAACTGAGTGATCAAGTGATACGTTCAGATTACTTTAAAACAATTGGGAAAAAGGTAAAAAAAGAGGATGACTGA
- a CDS encoding CDP-glycerol glycerophosphotransferase family protein has product MAKEFAIGIYLFCFKVLFSIFKLFPLHDKTTFVTSFGDNCQYIADEMDKQDISVQKVFLMKSSSSIQVRDDGETIVLPFESKNIIAMIRSIYHLATSKWIIIDNYFGFLSAITFKKQVTCVQVWHAAGAVKQFGAKDPSIQNRSAGARKRFLEVYKKFDYVTAGSEIMAGIYQESFQLPASHILRTGIPRTDFFFNDESKRTARNALLAKYPELEHKKIMLYAPTFRNDGLNDGEIALDLELLFKELQDENYALLLKLHPAVKAEHDLQEKFPGFIYPVISEFHVNQLLISTDLLITDYSSIPFEFSFLGRPMIFFAYDLEKYVQERGFWEDYSSSMPGPVVSTTEELLREIRTADHSLMKIASFNQKWNEYSTGNSSRDLVDFLFK; this is encoded by the coding sequence ATGGCTAAAGAATTCGCGATAGGGATTTATCTTTTTTGTTTCAAAGTTTTATTCTCTATCTTTAAGCTTTTCCCTTTACATGACAAAACGACCTTTGTCACATCATTCGGGGACAATTGCCAATATATCGCAGATGAAATGGACAAGCAGGACATTTCCGTTCAAAAAGTTTTTTTAATGAAATCAAGCAGTTCTATACAAGTTAGGGACGATGGGGAAACCATCGTCCTTCCGTTTGAATCAAAAAATATCATTGCCATGATCCGGTCGATTTATCATCTGGCTACATCAAAATGGATCATCATCGATAATTATTTTGGCTTTCTTTCAGCCATTACATTCAAAAAGCAAGTGACATGTGTTCAAGTGTGGCATGCGGCAGGTGCCGTTAAGCAATTCGGGGCTAAGGACCCTTCCATTCAAAACCGTTCAGCCGGTGCAAGGAAAAGATTTTTAGAGGTATATAAAAAATTTGATTATGTTACGGCAGGTTCAGAAATAATGGCAGGGATTTATCAGGAAAGCTTTCAACTGCCGGCATCCCATATTCTAAGGACTGGAATACCTCGGACCGACTTCTTCTTTAATGATGAATCAAAAAGAACTGCCCGTAATGCTTTACTGGCCAAGTATCCGGAACTTGAGCATAAGAAAATCATGTTATATGCCCCTACATTTCGTAATGACGGCTTGAACGACGGAGAGATTGCACTTGATTTGGAATTGCTCTTCAAGGAACTTCAGGACGAAAATTATGCGTTATTACTGAAACTGCATCCAGCTGTTAAAGCAGAGCATGATTTACAAGAGAAATTCCCGGGATTCATTTACCCTGTAATTAGTGAATTTCACGTTAATCAACTGCTGATCAGTACGGATCTTTTAATTACCGATTACTCATCGATACCATTTGAATTCTCTTTTTTGGGAAGACCCATGATATTCTTTGCATATGACTTAGAAAAGTATGTGCAGGAACGGGGGTTCTGGGAGGACTACTCTTCTTCCATGCCCGGACCCGTGGTATCTACCACAGAAGAGCTCTTAAGGGAAATCCGTACCGCCGATCATTCATTAATGAAGATCGCTTCCTTTAACCAAAAATGGAATGAATACTCCACGGGAAATTCAAGCAGGGATTTAGTTGATTTCCTTTTTAAATAA